From Camelina sativa cultivar DH55 chromosome 7, Cs, whole genome shotgun sequence, one genomic window encodes:
- the LOC104753069 gene encoding serine/threonine-protein phosphatase PP1 isozyme 3 isoform X1, with translation MEDSVVDDVIKRLLGAKNGKTTKQVQFTEAEIKHLCSTAKQIFLSQPNLLELEAPIKICGDTHGQFSDLLRLFEYGGYPPAANYLFLGDYVDRGKQSVETICLLLAYKIKYKENFFLLRGNHECASINRIYGFYDECKKRYSVRVWKIFTDCFNCLPVAALIDEKILCMHGGLSPELKHLDEIRNIARPIDIPDHGLLCDLLWSDPDKDIEGWGENDRGVSYTFGVDKVEEFLQTHDLDLICRAHQVVEDGYEFFANRQLVTIFSAPNYCGEFDNAGAMMSVDDSLTCSFQILKASEKKGNFGFGKAGRRGTPPRKGGKG, from the exons ATGGAAGATAGTGTGGTTGATGATGTTATAAAGAGGTTACTAGGAGCGAAGAACGGGAAGACCACGAAGCAGGTTCAGTTCACGGAGGCTGAGATTAAACATCTTTGTTCTACCGCTAAACAGATCTTTCTCAGTCAACCTAACCTTCTCGAACTCGAGGCTCCTATCAAGATTTGTG GAGATACACATGGTCAGTTCTCGGATCTTTTGAGATTGTTTGAGTACGGTGGCTACCCACCGGCTGCAAACTATTTGTTCCTTGGGGATTATGTAGATCGTGGAAAGCAGAGTGTAGAGACCATATGCCTTCTTCTTGCTTACAAGATCAAATACAAAGAGAATTTCTTTCTTCTACGTGGCAACCATGAGTGTGCTTCTATTAACCGTATTTACGGATTCTATGACGAGTGCAAGAAGAGATATAGCGTTCGAGTTTGGAAGATTTTTACTGACTGCTTTAATTGTCTCCCTGTTGCTGCTCTTATCGATGAAAAGATCCTCTGTATGCACGGCGGGCTATCCCCTGAGTTGAAGCACTTGGATGAGATCAGGAACATTGCTCGTCCTATTGACATTCCTGACCATGGGCTGCTATGTGATCTCTTGTGGTCTGATCCTGACAAGGATATTGAAGGATGGGGAGAGAATGACAGGGGAGTCTCTTACACTTTTGGGGTTGATAAAGTCGAGGAGTTTCTTCAAACACATGACCTTGACTTAATTTGCAGAGCTCATCAG GTTGTGGAAGACGGGTATGAATTCTTTGCAAATAGACAGCTAGTAACGATATTCTCGGCCCCAAACTACTGTGGAGAGTTTGATAACGCAGGAGCAATGATGAGTGTGGATGATTCCTTGACTTGCTCATTTCAGATCCTTAAAGCATCTGAGAAGAAAGGAAATTTCGGATTTGGCAAAGCAGGAAGGAGAGGAACCCCGCCTCGCAAG gGTGGAAAAGGCTGA
- the LOC104704028 gene encoding uncharacterized protein LOC104704028, which yields MMSKPAPKRPPSRVIDHDAEDEEAAIRSEDEEAFNMLRQLLPSKRFSRYEDDDINMEVGFEDIQKEERRRIAREEDEIMKENFNSRGRRKERKTKKESKAEFVNKNKLEESFAL from the exons ATGATGAGTAAACCAGCGCCCAAGAGACCTCCCTCACGCGTTATAGATCATGATGCTGAAGACGAAGAGGCTGCAATAAGGTCAGAGGATGAAGAAGCGTTCAACATGCTTAGACAGTTGTT ACCCAGCAAGCGTTTTTCTCGGTACGAAGATGATGACATAAACATGGAAGTAGGGTTTGAAGATATCCAAAAAGAAGAGAGACGAAG AATCGCAAGGGAGGAAGATGAAATCATGAAAGAGAACTTCAActctagaggaagaagaaaagagagaaagactaaGAAAGAATCGAAAGCTGAgtttgttaacaaaaataaattagaagaaTCATTTGCTCTTTAG
- the LOC104753069 gene encoding serine/threonine-protein phosphatase PP1 isozyme 3 isoform X3 has product MEDSVVDDVIKRLLGAKNGKTTKQVQFTEAEIKHLCSTAKQIFLSQPNLLELEAPIKICGDTHGQFSDLLRLFEYGGYPPAANYLFLGDYVDRGKQSVETICLLLAYKIKYKENFFLLRGNHECASINRIYGFYDECKKRYSVRVWKIFTDCFNCLPVAALIDEKILCMHGGLSPELKHLDEIRNIARPIDIPDHGLLCDLLWSDPDKDIEGWGENDRGVSYTFGVDKVEEFLQTHDLDLICRAHQVVEDGYEFFANRQLVTIFSAPNYCGEFDNAGAMMSVDDSLTCSFQILKASEKKGNFGFGKAGRRGTPPRKGGKG; this is encoded by the exons ATGGAAGATAGTGTGGTTGATGATGTTATAAAGAGGTTACTAGGAGCGAAGAACGGGAAGACCACGAAGCAGGTTCAGTTCACGGAGGCTGAGATTAAACATCTTTGTTCTACCGCTAAACAGATCTTTCTCAGTCAACCTAACCTTCTCGAACTCGAGGCTCCTATCAAGATTTGTG GAGATACACATGGTCAGTTCTCGGATCTTTTGAGATTGTTTGAGTACGGTGGCTACCCACCGGCTGCAAACTATTTGTTCCTTGGGGATTATGTAGATCGTGGAAAGCAGAGTGTAGAGACCATATGCCTTCTTCTTGCTTACAAGATCAAATACAAAGAGAATTTCTTTCTTCTACGTGGCAACCATGAGTGTGCTTCTATTAACCGTATTTACGGATTCTATGACGAGTGCAAGAAGAGATATAGCGTTCGAGTTTGGAAGATTTTTACTGACTGCTTTAATTGTCTCCCTGTTGCTGCTCTTATCGATGAAAAGATCCTCTGTATGCACGGCGGGCTATCCCCTGAGTTGAAGCACTTGGATGAGATCAGGAACATTGCTCGTCCTATTGACATTCCTGACCATGGGCTGCTATGTGATCTCTTGTGGTCTGATCCTGACAAGGATATTGAAGGATGGGGAGAGAATGACAGGGGAGTCTCTTACACTTTTGGGGTTGATAAAGTCGAGGAGTTTCTTCAAACACATGACCTTGACTTAATTTGCAGAGCTCATCAG GTTGTGGAAGACGGGTATGAATTCTTTGCAAATAGACAGCTAGTAACGATATTCTCGGCCCCAAACTACTGTGGAGAGTTTGATAACGCAGGAGCAATGATGAGTGTGGATGATTCCTTGACTTGCTCATTTCAG ATCCTTAAAGCATCTGAGAAGAAAGGAAATTTCGGATTTGGCAAAGCAGGAAGGAGAGGAACCCCGCCTCGCAAG gGTGGAAAAGGCTGA
- the LOC104705230 gene encoding serpin-Z2-like: protein MNKQNDVALFLAGKVISAVAKNCNFVFSPTSIKAVLTMVAATCEEETLRSSIVSFLRSSSTDELNSVFSEIASLVLLDGSKGGGPKISSVNGVWIEKSISCSPESKDLFDNFFKAAFAKVDFISKSAEVREEVNSWALHHTNGLIKDLLPPGSVTNETAQIYGNALYFKGVWQNKFDKSMTQHKPFHLLSGTSVSVPFMTSSKQQCVEDYDDFKVLKLPYLPGDDGTNRYFSMYIYLPDKKGEFDNLLERMTSTPGFLDSHIPSESVKLGEFRIPKFKTEFGFEASTVFVDDFNLNVSLHHKALIEVDEEGTEAAAATALRKPIGGGGRVQKIDFVADHPFLFLIREDTTGTVLFGGQIFDPSKSSSA from the exons ATGAATAAGCAAAACGACGTTGCTCTGTTCCTTGCGGGGAAAGTAATTTCTGCCGTAGCCAAAAACTGTAACTTCGTCTTCTCTCCGACATCTATTAAGGCCGTACTCACCATGGTCGCTGCTACCTGCGAAGAGGAAACATTAAGGTCCTCCATCGTTTCCTTTCTTAGGTCTTCTTCCACCGACGAGCTCAACTCCGTCTTCAGCGAAATCGCTTCTCTCGTCCTTTTGGATGGAAGCAAAGGAGGTGGGCCAAAGATTTCGTCGGTTAATGGAGTGTGGATAGAGAAATCAATCTCGTGTAGCCCCGAGTCGAAAGATCTCTTTGATAACTTTTTCAAGGCTGCTTTCGCCAAAGTTGATTTCATATCCAAG tCTGCTGAAGTACGTGAGGAGGTGAATTCGTGGGCTTTACATCACACCAATGGTCTCATCAAAGATCTTCTTCCTCCTGGATCCGTTACAAACGAGACCGCTCAGATTTACGGCAACGCATTGTACTTCAAAGGAGTTTGGCAAAACAAATTCGATAAGTCAATGACGCAACACAAACCTTTTCACCTTCTCAGTGGAACCTCAGTGTCTGTGCCATTCATGACAAGCTCTAAGCAGCAATGCGTTGAGGATTATGATGATTTCAAGGTTCTCAAGCTTCCTTATCTACCAGGTGATGATGGTACCAACCGCTATTTCTCAATGTATATCTATCTCCCGGACAAAAAAGGTGAATTTGATAATCTTTTGGAGAGAATGACATCTACTCCTGGATTCTTGGATAGTCACATTCCGAGTGAAAGCGTTAAACTTGGTGAATTCAGAATACCAAAGTTTAAGACTGAATTCGGGTTTGAAGCTTCAACGGTTTTCGTCGATGACTTTAACCTTAATGTATCATTGCACCATAAAGCTTTGATTGAGGTGGATGAAGAAGGTACTGAAGCCGCAGCTGCTACTGCTCTACGTAAACCTATTGGTGGTGGCGGGAGGGTACAGAAGATAGATTTTGTGGCAGATCAtccatttcttttcttgattAGAGAAGACACAACCGGTACTGTTTTGTTCGGTGGTCAAATATTCGATCCTTCCAAATCTTCTTCTGCTTAG
- the LOC104705231 gene encoding serpin-Z1-like, whose translation MMAARCGSISDELKAVFSEIATVVFADGSASGGPKISSINGVWVEKTLPFDHSLKDLMEKSFKATYAPVDFRFKAEQVRKEVNSWASDHTNGLIKDLLPPRSVTHKTMEIYGNALYFKGAWAKKFQKSCTMENEFHLVNGSSVSVPFMRSGGKQYVSAYNGFKVVRLPYRQGHDDTNRKFSMYFYLPDKKDGLDELVKKMSSTPGFVDNHIPRHKVKVSDFRIPKFNISFMFEAPGDVSMYHKACVEIDEEGATAAAATCYAVQISYRIYTMIDFVADHPFLFLIREDKTGTILFAGQIFDPSKKSS comes from the exons ATGATGGCTGCCCGCTGCGGCTCTATCTCCGACGAGCTTAAAGCTGTCTTCAGCGAGATCGCTACGGTGGTTTTTGCTGACGGCAGTGCGAGCGGTGGCCCCAAAATCTCGTCTATTAATGGCGTTTGGGTGGAGAAAACACTCCCCTTTGATCATTCGTTAAAGGATCTGATGGAGAAATCTTTCAAGGCTACTTACGCTCCAGTTGATTTCAGATTCAAG G CTGAACAAGTGCGGAAGGAGGTGAATTCTTGGGCTTCAGATCATACCAATGGTCTCATCAaagatcttcttcctccaaGATCCGTTACACATAAAACCATGGAGATCTATGGCAATGCATTGTACTTCAAAGGAGCTTGGGCTAAGAAATTTCAGAAGTCGTGTACAATGGAAAACGAGTTTCACCTTGTCAATGGTTCGTCAGTGTCTGTGCCATTTATGAGAAGCGGAGGGAAGCAATACGTTTCGGCTTACAATGGTTTCAAGGTCGTCAGGCTCCCATACCGGCAAGgccatgatgataccaatcgTAAATTCTCAATGTATTTCTATCTGCCCGACAAGAAAGATGGATTGGATGAACTCGTGAAGAAAATGTCATCTACTCCTGGTTTCGTGGATAATCACATTCCGAGGCACAAAGTCAAAGTTAGTGATTTCAGAATTCCAAAGTTTAACATCTCTTTCATGTTTGAGGCTCCCGGAGATGTTTCAATGTACCATAAAGCTTGTGTTGAGATCGATGAAGAAGGTGcaactgctgctgctgctacttGTTATGCTGTGCAAATAAGTTATCGTATTTATACTATGATAGATTTTGTGGCTGACCAtccatttcttttcttgattAGAGAAGACAAAACCGGGACTATTTTGTTCGCTGGTCAAATCTTTGATCCttcaaaaaaatcttcttaa
- the LOC104705229 gene encoding probable non-inhibitory serpin-Z5, producing the protein MDLQEAMKKQNDVALFLAQKVISAEPKNSNLVFSPASINAVLAMAAATSDNETLRSCILSFLRSSSTDELNATFRKIVSHILVDGSKRGGPKIASANGVWIEQSRPCSPASKDLFENFFKAEFALVDFQSKVSF; encoded by the coding sequence ATGGATTTACAAGAAGCGATGAAGAAGCAAAACGACGTTGCTCTGTTCCTTGCGCAGAAAGTAATTTCTGCCGAACCCAAAAATTCTAACCTCGTCTTCTCACCGGCATCTATCAACGCCGTTCTCGCCATGGCCGCTGCTACCTCCGACAATGAAACACTAAGATCCTGCATCCTCTCCTTTCTTAGGTCTTCGTCCACCGACGAACTCAACGCCACCTTCCGTAAAATCGTTTCGCACATCCTTGTCGACGGAAGCAAAAGAGGTGGGCCAAAAATCGCGTCGGCTAATGGAGTGTGGATAGAGCAATCACGTCCGTGTAGTCCCGCGTCGAAGGATCTCTTTGAGAATTTCTTCAAAGCTGAGTTTGCTCTAGTTGATTTCCAATCCAAGGTTAGTTTCTGA
- the LOC104704029 gene encoding serpin-Z1-like: MIAQRFAVASSFLLRMNPRMTFVSRMNPKMTIQNLSISSKTADPSQVIPSPSLSKIDLRKAIKKRNDEDLVLTGKIIASKARNSNFIFSPASINSAYTMMAAWRARYGSISDELKAVFSEIATVVFADGSASGGPKISSINGFWVEQTLPVDHSFKDLMEKSFKATYAQVDFRCKAEECFLGLNKWAADQTNGLITDLLPPGSVESKTNEVSGNALYFKGAWAKPFQKSCTKNKKFHLVNGSSVSVPFMSSKEEQYVKAYNGFKVLRLPYRKGHDDTNREFSMYFYLPNKKDGLDELVKKMTSTPGFVDKHIPYHKDKVDNIIIPKFKISFMFKASKEEEKLHIYHSACVEIDEKGATAAAATAMVPYSFCNRPKIDFVAHPFLFLIREDKTGTILFAGQIFDPSKKSS, encoded by the exons ATGATAGCTCAACGATTCGCAGTAGCAAGTTCCTTTCTTTTAAGGATGAATCCAAGGATGACCTTTGTTTCAAGGATGAATCCAAAGATGACTATACAAAACCTTAGTATATCGTCGAAAACAGCAGATCCTTCACAAGTAATCCCAAGTCCCTCTCTGTCAAAGATCGATCTGCGAAAAGCAATAAAGAAGCGAAACGACGAAGATTTGGTCCTTACGGGTAAAATCATAGcttcaaaagcaagaaactCTAACTTCATCTTTTCTCCGGCATCAATCAACTCCGCCTACACAATGATGGCTGCCTGGCGTGCCCGCTACGGCTCTATCTCCGACGAGCTTAAAGCTGTCTTCAGCGAGATCGCTACGGTGGTTTTTGCTGACGGCAGTGCAAGCGGTGGCCCCAAAATCTCGTCTATTAATGGCTTTTGGGTGGAGCAAACACTCCCAGTTGATCATTCGTTTAAGGATCTGATGGAGAAATCTTTCAAGGCTACTTACGCTCAAGTTGATTTCCGATGCAAG GCTGAAGAA TGCTTTCTTGGGCTGAATAAATGGGCTGCAGATCAGACAAATGGTCTCATCACAGACCTTCTTCCTCCTGGATCAGTTGAAAGCAAAACCAATGAGGTTTCTGGAAACGCATTGTACTTCAAAGGAGCTTGGGCTAAACCATTTCAGAAGTCGtgtacaaaaaacaaaaagtttcacCTTGTCAATGGCTCGTCAGTGTCTGTACCATTTATGAGCAGCAAAGAGGAGCAATACGTTAAGGCTTACAATGGTTTCAAGGTCCTCAGGCTTCCATACCGAAAAGgccatgatgataccaatcgTGAATTCTCAATGTATTTCTATCTGCCAAACAAGAAAGATGGATTGGATGAACTCGTGAAGAAAATGACATCTACTCCTGGATTCGTGGATAAACACATTCCGTATCACAAAGATaaagttgataacatcattattccAAAGTTTAAAATCTCTTTCATGTTTAAGGCttccaaggaagaagaaaagcttcATATTTACCATAGTGCTTGCGTCGAGATCGATGAAAAAGGTGCAACAGCTGCTGCTGCCACTGCTATGGTACCATACAGCTTTTGTAATCGTCCTAAGATCGATTTTGTGGCTCATCCATTTCTCTTCTTGATTAGAGAAGACAAAACCGGAACCATATTGTTCGCTGGTCAAATCTTCGATCCTTCGAAAAAATCTTCTTAG
- the LOC104753069 gene encoding serine/threonine-protein phosphatase PP1 isozyme 3 isoform X2 has protein sequence MEDSVVDDVIKRLLGAKNGKTTKQVQFTEAEIKHLCSTAKQIFLSQPNLLELEAPIKICGDTHGQFSDLLRLFEYGGYPPAANYLFLGDYVDRGKQSVETICLLLAYKIKYKENFFLLRGNHECASINRIYGFYDECKKRYSVRVWKIFTDCFNCLPVAALIDEKILCMHGGLSPELKHLDEIRNIARPIDIPDHGLLCDLLWSDPDKDIEGWGENDRGVSYTFGVDKVEEFLQTHDLDLICRAHQVVEDGYEFFANRQLVTIFSAPNYCGEFDNAGAMMSVDDSLTCSFQILKASEKKGNFGFGKAGRRGTPPRKGGKG, from the exons atggAAGATAGTGTGGTAGATGATGTTATAAAGAGGTTACTAGGAGCGAAGAACGGGAAGACCACGAAGCAGGTTCAGTTCACGGAGGCTGAGATTAAACATCTTTGTTCTACCGCTAAACAGATCTTTCTCAGTCAACCTAACCTTCTCGAACTCGAGGCTCCTATCAAGATTTGTG GAGATACACATGGTCAGTTCTCGGATCTTTTGAGATTGTTTGAGTACGGTGGCTACCCACCGGCTGCAAACTATTTGTTCCTTGGGGATTATGTAGATCGTGGAAAGCAGAGTGTAGAGACCATATGCCTTCTTCTTGCTTACAAGATCAAATACAAAGAGAATTTCTTTCTTCTACGTGGCAACCATGAGTGTGCTTCTATTAACCGTATTTACGGATTCTATGACGAGTGCAAGAAGAG ATATAGCGTTCGAGTTTGGAAGATTTTTACTGACTGCTTTAATTGTCTCCCTGTTGCTGCTCTTATCGATGAAAAGATCCTCTGTATGCACGGCGGGCTATCCCCTGAGTTGAAGCACTTGGATGAGATCAGGAACATTGCTCGTCCTATTGACATTCCTGACCATGGGCTGCTATGTGATCTCTTGTGGTCTGATCCTGACAAGGATATTGAAGGATGGGGAGAGAATGACAGGGGAGTCTCTTACACTTTTGGGGTTGATAAAGTCGAGGAGTTTCTTCAAACACATGACCTTGACTTAATTTGCAGAGCTCATCAG GTTGTGGAAGACGGGTATGAATTCTTTGCAAATAGACAGCTAGTAACGATATTCTCGGCCCCAAACTACTGTGGAGAGTTTGATAACGCAGGAGCAATGATGAGTGTGGATGATTCCTTGACTTGCTCATTTCAGATCCTTAAAGCATCTGAGAAGAAAGGAAATTTCGGATTTGGCAAAGCAGGAAGGAGAGGAACCCCGCCTCGCAAG gGTGGAAAAGGCTGA